Below is a genomic region from Microbulbifer sp. ALW1.
AACCGGTCCTGGGCGCCGTTACCCTCAAGCGCTACAACACCTATGATGCCGCCAAGATCAGCGGCGGCCCCAACGCCGCCGGGGGATTCAGCTCCGGCGATGCCATGAATGCGCTCGAACGCGTGGCCAGGGAAACACTACCCGACGGCTTTAAATACGACTGGTCCGATTCCAGCTATGAAGAGCGCAAAGCCGGCAACGCATCCACCATCGCCCTGGTGCTTTCACTGATATTTACCTTCCTGTTCCTGGCCGCCCTTTACGAATCCTTTCTGACGCCGTTCGCGATCATCCTCTCGGTACCGATTGCCATCGTCGGCGCCATCGCCGCACTGCTCATCGCAAAGGAACCCCTCAGCCTGTACGGCCAAATTGGCTTGGTGCTGCTGGTGGCCTTGGCGGCAAAGACCGCGATCCTTATTGTGGAGTTTGGGAAAACGCAGAGGGAAGTGGAGAGGCTGTCACTGCACGATTCGACGGTGACCGCAGCAAAACTGCGCTTCCGCCCCGTCATCATGACCACCCTCTCCTTCGTGGTAGGGACCATTCCGCTAGTCATCGCTTCCGGTGCCGGCGCCGCCAGCCGCGTATCCCTGGGAACGGCCGTGATGGGAGGTACCATCATGGCCTGTATCGCGGGCACACTGCTGGTGCCCATTTTCTTCAAAATCGTGCAGGGGCTGCGTGAAAAGGTACACAGGGGAGAGACAGGATCATCCGGCTCGCAGCCGCCCCGGGACAATCCTCAGCACAGTCACGGCAAGGCTGCGGAATAGCGACCAGGCGAAACTGTCAGATACAGACGCCAGGCAAACTCAGTACTTGATACCCAGCTTGCGGTACAGGAAGCCGATCACCCAGGCTGGGCCAATCAAAAGGAACTGCAGGTCTTTAAAAAACGAAGGCTTTTTGCCCTCGATATGGTGACCAACAAACTGGAACACCCACATCACCACAAAAACCCCCACAGACCACCAGAGCACACTCTGGCCTGCCCGCTCCAGCCAGCTGCAAGCCCCGAGGCAAAGCAAGGAGAGCGCGACCATCCCCAGCGCCAGTGGGAAGGACATCACCATATAGAACAGGATGGTCGGGATCAGCGCAACAATTGCCCAGTTCAGCCAGGGCAAGGACGCCATCCACTCGGGCTGGGGAATGGACCAGAAAAGACCGACAACGGTGAGGTAAATAAGAGGAACCGCCACCCAGTGGATGGCCTTGTTGGTGGAATTCTGGTGGCTCTCACCGTATTCACTGAACCATTGGTCTGCTGTTCGCATGGTTTGATCTCGCCTTGGTTGTTATTGGGTTGGCTTTTGGGATGGTACAGTAGAACCAGCCCAGACCAAACAGTCACAAACTCGTAAATTCCCTTATTCCAAGTTTGTGAAAAGCGCAAAAAAGGCGGTTACACGGAACACTGGGCATCTGTATTAAAAATCCAGAAATGAACCCGACTCATCGATTTCTCTTTTATCTGAATTTTGCATATCATCGGGCAGAAGTCCTTCGATAAAATTGTTAACGCTCTCCGCAACCTCAAACAAAGAATGATCTTCAATTTCCGCTTCGTGAAACCAAAAGTAAACTTTTCCAGACGCGCGCGATAAACATACTTGGTTTCCCCCAACAGACTCACCAATAACAACGCACTCCTTGGGTATCTGCCCCTTATACATTTTATTTCGACTAACAAGGTTTGAATCACCTTGCAGTCCATACAGCATTTCTAAAGACTGAAAGCCGTCAGTATTATCTACTGGTGATTTCTCTACCGGCTTATATATTGCACCATGGTCAAAAACTATTGAGTTTTCATAACTCTCTAATACTGACCTATAACTATCCGAAAACTTAACATTTAATTCAGATTCAACCTGAGAAATGGACAACTTATCTTGAGAGCCATCTTTTAAAGACCTCGCCCCAAGGCTTTTTAAACTTTCTATCAACATTAAAAACCTCCTCTAAGGTCAGATGCAGACCCGATGTGCGGTATATTGCCATGTAACTTTGAAGGCACAAACTGTATTGTTTCGTTATCTAAATGATGCGGCGTTAAACCGGCCTCCTTTAAGTAATTCTTGGCGGCATTTGGGCTTGATAAGCCCTTTTGCTTAGCGACATACTCATAAACCGCATCAAAATCTGCCTTACTTCCATCCAATTGGCCTGGTTTAAACTTAACTTGACCTTTAGCCCAGGGAGTAAACACAGGTCGCCCATTAGCAAATTCAATGGGCTTGCCGCCAGTAATTTCATTAACCTCATCAATATTTGAATGCCAAAAGCCATTACCTGGCTCCCCGTCCCATCTGCCATTCGTTCTAGGCAATCTAGTTTTTGGGTTAAGTTTTGGATTACTAGGGACGTTACTATCACTGCTCCTACCTCTGGGAGGGCTGGCCCTTTGTGTAGCCGCCTGGTTTATCGGTGCTTCAGGTGCCGAGACTTCTATAGTTTCAAATTTCGAAAATGATGCCGCTTCCGACTTGGCACCACGCGCCTTCTTCAACGCATTGCGACGCTTCTGGTATTTGGCAAAATCCAGCATCAAATCGCCAACGTCTTTGAAACGGGCCAGTAAGCGGCCATTCTTCGCCATGGCCGTAACGCCACCGACACCGCCAGTGAAGGCGGCCAGGACGATGGTTAGGATGATTTCGAATACACCACCACCGGCAAATTCAGTCATTTCCAGGCTGTGTTGCGCCTTGACGTAGTCTTTGGCAAAGCGGGTTATATCACTGCGCAATGCGCTGTCGTCGTATATCAGATGCGCGACTTCAAAAGCCTGCTGCAGCTGCTCTGCTGTAATGGTGCTCGGATCAAACCCCAGAACATCCACCAACTCTTTTTTAACTTTGCCGAGATATTCTTTCGAGGACTGTTCGAAGCTTTTGTCGTGAACGTAATAGTCGTAGGTGGCGCTCAGCATTTGGGTCTGCTGGCGAATGGGATTCACCAGCATTGCCACTTCGGCAATGTCCTTGGTCCACACCGCCAAGTCCCACGCGCCCTGCCCGAGTGCACTGCCAAATTTCCCCACATAAGCGCCGGCCTTTTCCAGACTGCTACGCTTGCTGTGTACCGCTTCAATTCGCGCGGCTTCTGCCCGCTCTTCGGCAATAATTTTCTGCAGCCCCATGCGAATACGGCCGCGCAGGTTTGTCTGCCGCTCGTCCAGTACACCCTCGCCGTGGGGGGCTTCTTCGATCAGCAGTCGGTGCTGCTTGACGGCGAGATATACCGCCCGGTGCTCGTCGCTAAAATGCCCGGGCGCGGCGGGGTACTGGTGGGTGTGCAGCAGGTCTTGACCAGAGAATGCCTGATCAAGCGATTGGCTGAGGGTGGCTTTCGCCAGAAATTGCTCAAAAATCTGGTCGAGCGCGGAGGTGGGAAATGAGGCAAGCAGCTCTGCGGACAGATCGTTTTCAAAAATGGTCGGCGCACTGGACCAACCAGCACTTACCCGATAGCGGTCGCCGCGCTGGTTCTCAACGTAAATCTGCATGAATTTTCCCTTTCATAACGCACAGTACGCCGTGGCCCGGTGAGTACCACTGGCGTGAATCCTTAAGAGGGAAATTCTAAAAGAAGTGCACAGCCCGGCAAAGCCAAGGGCTGTGATGAATTGCGTTAATTCGGGAATTTTTCTGGAAAAACGCGGTGTGCCCTTGCTGACTGTTACGGCAGTGCCAATTAGCAGTCAGTTTTTCAGGGCAGCCAATAAAAATCTGCGCGATCGACACCCGCTAATTGGTACGCTTTAGCGGCGCACGCAGGCGTCCAGCTGCATCCGGTAGAGTTCTGCCATGTCTTCGTCCATACAACAGAAAATAACGTGTCGGGGGCCGCCTTCGCGATCCAGGTGGTTCTGCACCTGTTCTACCGCAATCTCAACAGCAAGTTCAGGGGGGTAATCGTAGACGCCGCAACTGATGGCAGGAAACGCAATTGAATGAACATTCTCTCGGCGGGCCAGGGCCAGGCATTGGCGGTAGCAAGTGGCAAGCAGTTCGGGCTCACCCAGATTGCCGCCTCGCCACACCGGACCAACGGTGTGGTAGATACGTTTGACCGGCAAACGGAATCCAGGAGTGCTGCGTACATCTCCTACGGGGCAGCCGCCGATCTGGCGGCAGGCTTCGAGCAATTCGGGGCCGGCGGCGCGGTGTATGGCGCCATCTACACCACCACCGCCCAGGAGCCTTTGGTTGGCTGCGTTGACGATTACATCTACGTGCAACCGAGTGATATCACCGAGGTGTACTTCGATCACTCTATTTACTCCAGCCGCGGCACCACCGTTCAATTGCGCAACGTTGCGCACGCACTGTGATCAGGCTACTGCTTTTGCCCCAGCAACTGACGGTGGCGCGTTGATATTTCCTCAGGGCAATGCGTCACAGCACTTACTAAAACAATAGCAGCTGCGGAGAGCACAAAGCCCGGTAACAGCTCGTATAGATCAAAGATGCCACCTGACAGCTGTTTCCAGATCACAACGGTTATACCCCCCACCAAGACACCGGCGATGGCTCCGGCGCCAGTCATCCGCGACCAGTAGAGACTGATCAGAATCGCCGGACCAAAAGCGGCACCCAATCCCGCCCAGGCATAGGCCACCACATCCAGTACTTTGGAGCCTGGGTCCATGGCCACGCCTACCGCAATCAGCGACAGCGCCACGACTGCCCAGCGACCCACCTGCACCAGGCTCTCGGAAGAAACCGCGCGGCCGAACCAAACGTGATAGATATCCTCCGCCAGGGCAGCGGACGACACCAGCAACTGTGAATCCGCAGTACTCATAATGGCAGACAGGATGGCCGCCAGCAGAATTCCCGCCACCAGCGGGTGGAACAGCGCCTCTACCAGCGCCATGAAAATACGCTCACCATCCGGAATCGTCTGCGCGAGCTCCAGGTGCCCAAAGAGCCCAACCGCCATGGCGCCAAGAAAGCCCGCCAAAGACCAGACCGCAGCAACCGTTGCCGCGGCCGGCATATCATCCGGGTGCCGCAGTGCTTTGAAGCGCGCCAGGATATGCGGCTGACCGAAGTAGCCAAGCCCCCACGCCAGGGAACTGAGAATGGCTGCAACAGAGAGCGCCTTGCCTGTATTGTCCGACATCCAGTGCATCAGCTCCGGGTGCTGCTGCTCCATGGAGGCCCAGGCGGTGCTAAATCCTCCCTCATCGGAAATCACCATCACGGGAACAATGACCAGCGCCAAACTCATCAAAAGCCCCTGGAAAACGTCCGTCCAGGAAACCGCAAGAAAGCCCCCAAACAGTGTGTAGGAAATCACCGCGATGGCGCCGATAACAACTGCCCACTGGTAATCCCAGCCAAATACCGTCTCAAACAGCTTGCCACCGGCGATCAGGCCGGACGCTACATAGAACAAGAAGAACAGCAAAATGAAGATGGCGCACACCGTGCGCAGATAAGGGTGCGCCAGGTTAAACCGTCGATGCAGGTAGGCCGGCACGGTAAGGGCGTCATCCAGCGCATAGGTGTAAATGCGCAAACGCCGCGCCATGGTAGTCCAGCTGAGCACAATGCCGCTGAATAGGCCAATCGCAATCCACCCGGACGACAACCCGGTCGCATAAGCCGCACCCGGCAGCCCCAGCAGCAACCAGCCGCTCATGTCAGAGGCGCCGGCACTCAGCGCCGCAACCGCCGGTGGCAGTGAACGGCCACCAAGAAAATAATCACTGGCATTCTTGGTGCGCTGGTAAGCGTAAACACCAATCGCCAGAATAAGTGCCAGATAGGCGATGAAAGTAAGAGCGACAAGCCATTGTCCAGGCATGTGGGATTCCCCGTCAGATTTGGCAGATAAAGCCCTCTTTGGCGAAAGAATAGGCTGAATCCGTCGTTATTGGTCTTTATTGCGCGTAAATCTACCCATTTGCTGGCGTTTGCTCAATCGGCAAACTAAACCAAGGGTGAGAGTACAGATATTGGAAGATGCCACGGATCGGCGTATCCATACCAAGCAGTAAGGGAATATCGAGACATTATGGGTATTTGTTTAGACGAACTCCGGGTACTGGTGATTCGTCCCACGTTAAAGCAATTGCGTGCCTGGTCACCGGGGATGGAAGCCCTGCTGCTGGGTACCGCAGCCCAGGAATCCGAACTGGGATTCCACCTCAAGCAGGGCCGCCGCCACGGCATGGGCATCTTCCAGATATTGCCCAGTACCCACCGACAGATCTGGGATAAATACCTCATCAACTTCCCCCCGCTCGCCTCCAAAGTACGCGGACTCGCCAGCCAGCGCGACTTCCTGCAACACCCCCACGCCGAACTTGCCACCAACCTGCGCTACGCCACCGCCATCGCCTGGCTGGTTTACCGCGCCGCCGGTGTAGAGAAAGTGGAGAGCGGAGACCTACCGCGCATGGCCAAACTCTGGAAAAAACACTTCCACCACGGCCCCAGTGCCAAGCTGCGGGACTTTGTCGACAGCTACTGCAAACTGATCAACCCGCTCGAAAACACCCCGGCCGAAAACGAAACAGCCGCAGTAAAAACCGCGGCTGTCAAAGACGTCAGCAGTGCGAACACCGACACGCTACTGATCGAGGATGGGGATGACGGGGCTACAGATTGCGCGCCTCGATATACATCGGCTGCGCAGCCTTCTCCTCAACTTCCGGACCCTCCTCGCGAGCATCTTCCGGAATCCAGGAATCCACGTACTGCTCGATCGCACGCGCGTCCACCTCAGGCGCGGGTTTAGAACGATCCAGCTCCAGACTCTCGAAATCGTACAGATCCCGGTCAGCCAACTGCGACGGTGACACCCGTGTCAGCGCGGCAAAAATATTGTCACTGCGACCGGGAAACTTACGATCCCACTCGTTCAACATCCCCTTGATCGCCTGCCGCTGCAGGTTCTCCTGACTACCGCACAAGTTGCACGGAATAATCGGGAACTGCTTGTGATCCGCAAACGCAATCAGATCCGTCTCGCGGCAATAGGCCAACGGGCGAATCACGATATTGCGCCCATCGTCCGCACGCAGTTTCGGCGGCATCGCCTTCAGGCGACCGCCGTAAAACATATTCAG
It encodes:
- the ttcA gene encoding tRNA 2-thiocytidine(32) synthetase TtcA, which encodes MSDLENRRERLEFNKLQKRLRRNVGKAIADFNMIEEGDKVMVCLSGGKDSYAMLEILMNLQKTAPVHFELVAVNMDQKQPGFPEHILPEYLQSIGVPYHIVNKDTYSVVKEVVPEGKTTCGLCSRLRRGTLYGFAEEIGATKVALGHHKDDIVETLFLNMFYGGRLKAMPPKLRADDGRNIVIRPLAYCRETDLIAFADHKQFPIIPCNLCGSQENLQRQAIKGMLNEWDRKFPGRSDNIFAALTRVSPSQLADRDLYDFESLELDRSKPAPEVDARAIEQYVDSWIPEDAREEGPEVEEKAAQPMYIEARNL
- a CDS encoding O-acetyl-ADP-ribose deacetylase, with translation MRNVAQLNGGAAAGVNRVIEVHLGDITRLHVDVIVNAANQRLLGGGGVDGAIHRAAGPELLEACRQIGGCPVGDVRSTPGFRLPVKRIYHTVGPVWRGGNLGEPELLATCYRQCLALARRENVHSIAFPAISCGVYDYPPELAVEIAVEQVQNHLDREGGPRHVIFCCMDEDMAELYRMQLDACVRR
- the putP gene encoding sodium/proline symporter PutP, with the protein product MPGQWLVALTFIAYLALILAIGVYAYQRTKNASDYFLGGRSLPPAVAALSAGASDMSGWLLLGLPGAAYATGLSSGWIAIGLFSGIVLSWTTMARRLRIYTYALDDALTVPAYLHRRFNLAHPYLRTVCAIFILLFFLFYVASGLIAGGKLFETVFGWDYQWAVVIGAIAVISYTLFGGFLAVSWTDVFQGLLMSLALVIVPVMVISDEGGFSTAWASMEQQHPELMHWMSDNTGKALSVAAILSSLAWGLGYFGQPHILARFKALRHPDDMPAAATVAAVWSLAGFLGAMAVGLFGHLELAQTIPDGERIFMALVEALFHPLVAGILLAAILSAIMSTADSQLLVSSAALAEDIYHVWFGRAVSSESLVQVGRWAVVALSLIAVGVAMDPGSKVLDVVAYAWAGLGAAFGPAILISLYWSRMTGAGAIAGVLVGGITVVIWKQLSGGIFDLYELLPGFVLSAAAIVLVSAVTHCPEEISTRHRQLLGQKQ
- a CDS encoding SMI1/KNR4 family protein, which gives rise to MLIESLKSLGARSLKDGSQDKLSISQVESELNVKFSDSYRSVLESYENSIVFDHGAIYKPVEKSPVDNTDGFQSLEMLYGLQGDSNLVSRNKMYKGQIPKECVVIGESVGGNQVCLSRASGKVYFWFHEAEIEDHSLFEVAESVNNFIEGLLPDDMQNSDKREIDESGSFLDF
- a CDS encoding DUF962 domain-containing protein, which gives rise to MRTADQWFSEYGESHQNSTNKAIHWVAVPLIYLTVVGLFWSIPQPEWMASLPWLNWAIVALIPTILFYMVMSFPLALGMVALSLLCLGACSWLERAGQSVLWWSVGVFVVMWVFQFVGHHIEGKKPSFFKDLQFLLIGPAWVIGFLYRKLGIKY
- a CDS encoding HNH endonuclease, giving the protein MQIYVENQRGDRYRVSAGWSSAPTIFENDLSAELLASFPTSALDQIFEQFLAKATLSQSLDQAFSGQDLLHTHQYPAAPGHFSDEHRAVYLAVKQHRLLIEEAPHGEGVLDERQTNLRGRIRMGLQKIIAEERAEAARIEAVHSKRSSLEKAGAYVGKFGSALGQGAWDLAVWTKDIAEVAMLVNPIRQQTQMLSATYDYYVHDKSFEQSSKEYLGKVKKELVDVLGFDPSTITAEQLQQAFEVAHLIYDDSALRSDITRFAKDYVKAQHSLEMTEFAGGGVFEIILTIVLAAFTGGVGGVTAMAKNGRLLARFKDVGDLMLDFAKYQKRRNALKKARGAKSEAASFSKFETIEVSAPEAPINQAATQRASPPRGRSSDSNVPSNPKLNPKTRLPRTNGRWDGEPGNGFWHSNIDEVNEITGGKPIEFANGRPVFTPWAKGQVKFKPGQLDGSKADFDAVYEYVAKQKGLSSPNAAKNYLKEAGLTPHHLDNETIQFVPSKLHGNIPHIGSASDLRGGF